One Rhodothermales bacterium DNA window includes the following coding sequences:
- a CDS encoding response regulator transcription factor, with protein MPRSSISVWIVEDSDEQRNNLIALLEEVNDMHCGGAYATCEALLEALIESPLVEEPDVFVLDVEILSGRKPMMSGIEGARVLRQMQPESAIIMLTVRDEAEVIYAALGAGACGYLVKPLVTDEVVNGIREAHRGGMCMSPPVARKVGLFFQRQKQQAEEYELSEREREILRLMERGFRQLEMAAELHLSRHTVDSHLRNIYQKLHVNSAAEAVGKAIRKGEI; from the coding sequence ATGCCGCGTTCATCGATCAGCGTGTGGATTGTAGAAGACAGCGACGAGCAGCGTAACAACCTGATCGCGCTCCTCGAGGAAGTGAACGACATGCATTGCGGGGGCGCCTACGCCACCTGCGAGGCGTTGCTCGAAGCCCTGATCGAGTCCCCGTTGGTCGAAGAGCCGGATGTCTTCGTACTCGACGTCGAGATCCTCTCTGGTCGGAAACCGATGATGAGCGGGATCGAGGGGGCTCGCGTGCTCAGACAGATGCAGCCCGAGTCGGCCATCATCATGCTTACCGTGCGGGACGAGGCAGAAGTCATCTACGCGGCGCTCGGAGCCGGCGCCTGCGGGTATCTGGTGAAACCGCTCGTGACCGACGAGGTGGTCAACGGCATCCGCGAGGCGCACCGCGGCGGCATGTGCATGTCGCCCCCGGTGGCGCGGAAAGTGGGACTCTTCTTTCAGCGGCAAAAGCAGCAGGCCGAGGAGTACGAATTGAGCGAGCGTGAGCGCGAGATCCTGCGGCTTATGGAGCGCGGGTTTCGTCAGCTGGAGATGGCGGCGGAGTTGCATCTGAGCCGGCACACCGTGGATTCGCACCTGCGCAATATCTACCAGAAGCTCCATGTGAACTCGGCCGCCGAGGCGGTGGGCAAGGCGATCCGGAAAGGCGAGATATGA
- a CDS encoding two-component regulator propeller domain-containing protein yields MTLVCALGMLLYTPVCAQHATRFDRMGTTDGLSSLAITALEQDEQGFLWVGTFDGLNRYDGRSFTHFPAGDAYLTDNAIQPGALLARGGSLWIGTRNGLNRLDLTTGEVDHYLEMPGDSSVFGRGIINALAITEDGALWVATWRGLYRFDRLTNTYTEVDTQLDDVSGFSALGVDGQDGLYVGTQRGLAYRPPGEAGFRPIQTGTPADSLIIKSLLVDEKGTLWIGLVGGGVVQWHPETREALAVRAGRRIVGNSTEANVYAIEQDGQGRIWVGIWGYGLCVYGGAPGNWDCATEEETDASSLSSDDVTSLLVDRSGHLFVGTWNGLNKRRSPKAFEVLWPRATREAGMLSHPRVNAIHEDRNGYLWVGYLGGGLDRLDRSAGTVRRFVSEPADPGSLSFDQIWSITEDRDGNIWVATGGGGISRYDPSRDRFSRYVPGPASGTLPDALIYSVYEDVSGTLWTGTVTSGMARYDASTDSFIHYPYAGGATTGPAHFSVWPMLEDQAGRFWVGTVGGGLERLDRTHGIFSRVPSVTDMPLRTSRMKIVSLAETPDGAIWAATTGDGLMRIDPETDALRLFTVADSLPHNTVMCVLPGMGNDIWASTADGLARIDGDRQQVAAIYTASDGLPTASFLDGACHRSRRGELFFGTNEGLVAFLPDSIRNNPTPPLMALTGFDLFGQPYPLPRSIAYTSSVRLDHDQNEFTVHFAALEFDTPADNRYAYRLDGVDAHWVYSSNPVARYPNLSPGEYTFRVIGANNDGVWSEHEARLAVVIVPAWYQRWWVQVLLLLGAGLGVGLFFAYRASMKLRLEQTERRAQAERETARRNMVRELHDDIGSDLNGLVFSLERLGRSDRFSVEDRRVLLELWGRARDMFDYVRDVTWVVESNNDTLPGLIDRLHQVVFVFFPSGKAAFHAPDTVPPIALEMEKRQHIYMIAKEAMHNAMKHADAGRVDVAVAYEAGVLTVTVADDGSGFDTDVQRAGYGMGHMDDRTRAIGGTLKVESAPGAGTRIELSVSIT; encoded by the coding sequence ATGACGCTCGTCTGTGCGCTGGGGATGCTGTTATATACCCCGGTATGTGCCCAGCACGCGACGCGGTTCGATCGCATGGGTACGACCGATGGACTGTCCTCGCTGGCCATCACCGCGCTGGAACAGGATGAGCAGGGCTTTCTCTGGGTCGGTACATTCGATGGCTTGAATCGCTACGATGGCCGTTCGTTTACGCACTTTCCCGCTGGAGATGCCTATCTGACCGATAACGCCATCCAGCCTGGCGCGCTGCTGGCTCGCGGGGGTAGTCTATGGATCGGAACACGAAACGGGTTGAATCGACTGGATCTCACGACCGGTGAAGTGGACCACTACCTCGAGATGCCGGGAGACAGTTCGGTGTTTGGCCGGGGCATTATCAACGCGCTGGCTATTACGGAAGATGGCGCCTTGTGGGTAGCCACCTGGCGCGGGCTGTATCGGTTCGACAGACTGACGAATACCTACACCGAGGTCGATACACAACTCGACGACGTGTCGGGTTTTTCTGCGCTCGGGGTGGACGGGCAGGATGGGCTCTACGTCGGGACGCAACGAGGTCTTGCCTATCGGCCGCCAGGCGAGGCTGGTTTCCGCCCGATTCAAACCGGTACGCCGGCCGATTCGCTCATCATCAAATCGCTCCTGGTTGATGAAAAGGGCACGTTATGGATCGGATTGGTGGGCGGGGGCGTCGTGCAATGGCACCCGGAGACCCGGGAGGCATTGGCCGTTCGCGCGGGGCGCCGGATCGTTGGCAATTCCACTGAGGCGAATGTGTACGCCATCGAACAGGATGGCCAGGGCCGGATCTGGGTCGGCATCTGGGGTTATGGCCTCTGTGTGTACGGCGGTGCGCCCGGGAACTGGGATTGTGCGACCGAAGAGGAGACAGATGCTTCCTCATTATCCAGCGACGATGTCACCTCGCTGCTGGTGGACCGATCGGGTCATCTTTTCGTCGGCACCTGGAACGGGCTGAATAAACGCCGCTCGCCCAAAGCTTTTGAGGTGTTATGGCCTCGCGCGACACGGGAGGCCGGCATGCTTTCGCATCCACGGGTCAATGCGATCCACGAAGATCGCAACGGTTATCTATGGGTCGGGTATCTGGGCGGCGGACTGGACCGGCTGGATCGGTCGGCCGGCACGGTACGGCGCTTCGTCAGCGAGCCGGCGGACCCGGGCAGCCTGAGTTTCGACCAGATATGGTCGATTACCGAGGATCGCGACGGCAACATCTGGGTGGCTACCGGGGGAGGCGGGATCAGCCGATATGATCCATCCCGCGATCGGTTCAGCCGGTACGTTCCGGGTCCGGCATCCGGCACGCTGCCGGACGCGCTCATCTACTCCGTTTACGAGGACGTGTCCGGCACCCTGTGGACCGGCACGGTGACGAGTGGCATGGCCCGCTACGATGCGTCGACCGACAGCTTCATACACTACCCGTATGCCGGAGGGGCTACGACGGGGCCGGCGCATTTTTCCGTGTGGCCGATGCTGGAAGATCAGGCCGGCCGATTCTGGGTCGGTACGGTAGGCGGTGGCCTGGAGCGGCTGGATCGTACGCATGGCATCTTCTCGCGCGTCCCGTCGGTTACGGATATGCCGTTGCGCACGTCCCGTATGAAGATCGTGAGCCTCGCCGAAACGCCCGATGGCGCGATATGGGCCGCGACGACCGGAGACGGCTTGATGCGCATCGATCCGGAGACCGATGCGCTGCGTCTGTTTACCGTAGCCGACAGTCTTCCGCACAATACGGTGATGTGCGTGCTCCCGGGAATGGGCAACGACATCTGGGCGTCGACGGCGGACGGCCTTGCCCGCATCGACGGCGATCGCCAGCAGGTGGCGGCCATCTACACCGCGTCGGACGGGTTGCCCACCGCGTCATTTCTGGATGGCGCCTGTCATCGCAGTCGGCGGGGCGAGCTGTTTTTTGGGACCAACGAAGGGCTCGTCGCGTTTTTGCCGGACTCGATTCGAAATAACCCGACCCCGCCGCTGATGGCGTTGACGGGGTTCGATCTGTTCGGACAGCCCTATCCGCTGCCCCGATCGATAGCCTACACGTCTTCGGTCAGGCTCGATCACGATCAGAACGAGTTCACGGTTCATTTCGCTGCGCTCGAATTCGACACGCCGGCGGACAATCGCTACGCATATCGCCTCGACGGCGTGGATGCTCACTGGGTATATAGCTCCAATCCGGTGGCACGCTACCCGAATCTGTCGCCGGGGGAGTACACGTTTCGCGTGATCGGCGCGAACAACGATGGGGTGTGGAGTGAGCACGAGGCCCGGTTGGCGGTAGTGATCGTCCCCGCCTGGTATCAACGCTGGTGGGTCCAGGTTCTGCTCTTATTGGGGGCGGGTCTGGGCGTCGGCCTGTTCTTTGCCTATCGCGCGAGCATGAAACTCCGGCTCGAGCAGACCGAGCGCCGCGCTCAGGCGGAGCGGGAGACGGCGCGTCGAAACATGGTCCGTGAACTCCATGACGACATCGGGAGCGATCTGAACGGGCTTGTGTTTTCGCTTGAGCGCCTCGGCCGTTCGGACCGCTTCAGCGTGGAAGATCGCCGCGTCCTGCTTGAACTATGGGGCCGGGCGCGCGACATGTTCGATTACGTGCGCGACGTCACGTGGGTGGTGGAATCCAACAACGATACCCTTCCCGGTCTGATCGACCGGCTGCATCAGGTCGTTTTTGTGTTTTTCCCGAGCGGGAAAGCCGCTTTTCACGCGCCGGACACGGTACCTCCAATCGCCCTGGAGATGGAGAAGCGGCAGCATATCTACATGATCGCCAAGGAGGCGATGCACAACGCCATGAAACACGCCGACGCGGGCCGGGTGGATGTGGCTGTGGCGTACGAAGCCGGCGTGCTCACCGTGACCGTCGCCGACGACGGATCCGGTTTTGACACCGACGTACAACGGGCCGGCTACGGGATGGGGCACATGGACGACCGCACCCGGGCGATCGGGGGCACGTTGAAAGTCGAGAGCGCTCCGGGCGCCGGCACACGCATCGAACTTTCCGTCAGCATCACGTAA
- the infA gene encoding translation initiation factor IF-1 encodes MAKQQPIVQFGKVTEALPNTQFRVELENGHTILGLLSGKMRKFFIKILPGDRVDVEMSPYDLTKGRIVYRHKG; translated from the coding sequence ATGGCCAAACAGCAACCAATCGTTCAGTTCGGAAAAGTCACCGAGGCCCTCCCGAATACCCAGTTCCGCGTCGAGCTCGAAAACGGACATACCATCCTCGGACTGCTGTCCGGCAAGATGCGCAAGTTCTTCATCAAGATTCTGCCCGGCGACCGCGTCGACGTCGAGATGTCTCCCTACGATCTCACGAAAGGCCGCATCGTCTATCGGCACAAAGGATAA